The [Bacillus] selenitireducens MLS10 genome includes a region encoding these proteins:
- the hslU gene encoding ATP-dependent protease ATPase subunit HslU, which translates to MSQTLTPREIVERLDQSIIGQSSAKRSVAVALRNRYRRSLLEENVRDEISPKNILMIGPTGVGKTEIARRLAKLTGAPFVKVEATKFTEVGYVGRDVESMIRDLVEVSIRMVKQEKTVKVRDLAEKQANQRIIGLLVPTAKKESSYRNPLEMLFQNGEDDEEPEPEPEEHESVRERRRRITRQLEDGELEEREVTIEVEEQQNQMMDMIPGMEQMGMNMQDMFGGMFPKKKKKRKLPVREARKVLAEDEAQKLIDMEEVKIEAISRAEQLGIIFVDEMDKVASKSGGQSADVSREGVQRDILPVVEGSTVATKYGSVKTDHMLFIAAGAFHVSKPSDLIPELQGRFPIRVELDSLNVEDFVRILVEPKHALIKQYQAMIDIEGIELTFTEDAIREIAEIAYDVNEQTENIGARRLHTILEKLLEDLSFEASEITMETISITPEYVREKLQNIVEDRDLSRFIL; encoded by the coding sequence GTGAGTCAGACATTAACGCCCAGAGAAATAGTTGAGAGGTTAGATCAGTCCATCATCGGTCAAAGCAGTGCGAAACGATCCGTCGCCGTCGCACTCAGAAACCGCTACAGAAGAAGTCTGCTCGAGGAAAACGTACGGGATGAAATCTCGCCAAAAAACATATTGATGATCGGCCCGACGGGTGTCGGAAAGACGGAGATTGCAAGAAGGCTGGCTAAACTGACAGGAGCGCCTTTTGTTAAAGTCGAGGCAACGAAGTTTACCGAGGTTGGGTACGTAGGCCGGGACGTTGAATCCATGATCCGGGATCTGGTCGAAGTGTCGATTCGGATGGTGAAGCAGGAAAAGACGGTTAAAGTGAGAGATTTGGCTGAAAAGCAGGCAAATCAGAGGATTATCGGTCTCCTCGTTCCAACAGCCAAAAAAGAAAGTTCCTACCGAAACCCTCTCGAAATGCTGTTTCAAAACGGGGAAGACGATGAAGAGCCTGAACCGGAACCGGAAGAACACGAATCGGTCCGGGAGCGAAGAAGGCGCATTACCAGACAGCTCGAAGACGGGGAGCTTGAAGAACGCGAGGTCACAATCGAAGTGGAAGAACAGCAGAACCAAATGATGGACATGATCCCTGGCATGGAACAGATGGGGATGAACATGCAGGATATGTTTGGCGGTATGTTCCCAAAAAAGAAGAAGAAACGCAAATTACCGGTCAGAGAGGCGCGAAAAGTACTGGCCGAGGATGAAGCTCAAAAGCTGATCGACATGGAAGAAGTAAAAATTGAAGCCATTTCAAGGGCGGAACAACTCGGCATCATTTTTGTTGATGAAATGGATAAAGTGGCCAGTAAATCCGGTGGTCAGTCGGCGGATGTATCAAGAGAAGGCGTTCAGCGGGATATTCTCCCTGTTGTGGAGGGCTCGACGGTTGCAACGAAATACGGGTCCGTTAAAACCGATCATATGTTGTTCATTGCAGCAGGGGCTTTTCATGTGTCAAAACCGTCTGATCTGATTCCTGAACTGCAGGGACGGTTTCCGATCCGAGTTGAACTTGACAGTCTGAATGTAGAGGATTTTGTCAGAATCCTTGTGGAACCGAAACATGCACTCATTAAACAGTATCAGGCCATGATTGACATTGAAGGTATTGAACTGACATTCACAGAAGATGCGATCAGGGAAATTGCCGAGATTGCCTATGATGTAAACGAGCAGACCGAGAATATTGGTGCAAGAAGGCTTCATACAATTCTCGAAAAATTGTTGGAAGATCTGTCTTTTGAAGCTTCGGAAATTACCATGGAAACAATCAGTATCACCCCGGAATATGTCAGAGAAAAACTTCAGAACATTGTGGAAGACAGAGATTTAAGCCGATTTATACTATAA
- the flgB gene encoding flagellar basal body rod protein FlgB, with protein MNIINNPLNQLLETSLNASARRQDTISDNVANVDTPNYKAKKTVFNHQLQRAMDDQRLRANRLDDRHIEFGGPPRSDAPHIIERTNTQYNHNGNNVDIDKEMADMAENQIYYNALIDRMNGRFNSVRTAMGRGR; from the coding sequence ATGAACATCATCAATAACCCGTTGAACCAGCTGCTTGAAACGTCGCTAAATGCTTCGGCGAGAAGGCAGGATACAATATCAGACAATGTAGCAAATGTGGATACGCCGAACTACAAAGCAAAGAAGACCGTCTTCAACCATCAGCTTCAAAGAGCGATGGACGATCAGCGGCTCAGAGCGAACAGACTAGATGATCGCCACATTGAATTTGGCGGACCGCCCCGCAGTGATGCCCCGCACATCATCGAACGAACCAATACCCAATACAATCATAACGGTAACAATGTGGATATTGATAAGGAAATGGCCGATATGGCTGAGAATCAAATCTATTACAACGCACTCATTGACAGGATGAACGGACGGTTTAACAGCGTTCGGACTGCGATGGGCAGAGGGAGGTAA
- the codY gene encoding GTP-sensing pleiotropic transcriptional regulator CodY: protein MTLLEKTRKINELLQTSAGQSVNFKEMAATLRDVIESNVFIVSRRGKLLGFAIKQEIENERMKEMLEERKFPEVYTESLFDIEDTSSNIPVESDFTAFPVENRDLFKNGLTTIVPIQGGGERLGTLILARLDDSFDDEDLVLAEYGSTVVGMEILHEKQEEIEQEARSKAVVQMAISSLSYSELEAVDHIFKELDGMEGLLVASKVADRVGITRSVIVNALRKLESAGVIESRSLGMKGTYIKVLNDKFLLELEKHKN, encoded by the coding sequence ATGACCTTATTAGAGAAAACAAGAAAAATCAATGAGTTGCTTCAGACGAGCGCCGGCCAATCGGTTAATTTTAAAGAAATGGCAGCGACACTGCGTGACGTTATTGAATCCAACGTTTTTATCGTAAGCCGCAGAGGAAAGCTGTTGGGTTTTGCTATTAAACAGGAAATCGAAAATGAACGGATGAAAGAAATGCTTGAGGAACGGAAATTTCCTGAAGTGTATACGGAAAGCCTTTTTGATATTGAAGATACATCATCCAATATTCCTGTGGAAAGTGATTTTACCGCCTTTCCTGTGGAGAATCGGGATTTGTTCAAGAATGGTTTGACAACCATTGTGCCGATCCAGGGTGGTGGAGAACGTCTTGGTACACTGATTCTTGCGCGTCTGGACGACTCGTTTGATGATGAAGACCTTGTTTTGGCGGAGTACGGATCGACGGTTGTCGGTATGGAAATTTTGCATGAAAAGCAGGAAGAAATCGAACAGGAAGCCAGAAGCAAAGCGGTCGTGCAAATGGCCATCAGCTCTCTTTCCTACAGTGAACTCGAGGCTGTCGATCATATTTTCAAAGAACTCGACGGGATGGAGGGCCTTTTGGTCGCGAGTAAAGTGGCGGACCGGGTCGGCATCACCCGTTCGGTCATTGTCAATGCACTGAGAAAGCTTGAAAGTGCCGGTGTCATCGAATCAAGGTCTCTTGGAATGAAAGGCACTTATATAAAAGTGCTAAACGACAAGTTTCTGTTAGAACTAGAGAAGCATAAAAATTGA